In the genome of Desulfuromonadales bacterium, one region contains:
- a CDS encoding FtsX-like permease family protein, translating to LGNIPQVLIQKHGEDFAGFAEVVEKARAISPHVIAATPFVTKEAMLLSRQSVAAVNVKGVERGNKIFQQDFLSLKQGDVQDLLFDESEKLPGIVIGIDTATSLGVALGEVINVIPPAFTITPFGMIPKMKPFRVTAIISQRGGLLDTYYAYISLPQAQQFLGSVDQVSGVEVEVDSFDQATPVAAKLRQTFTYPFVIRSWEDLFGSFLSALRLEKLGLFIVLGIIVLVAAFNIATTLIMVVMEKHRDIAILRAIGANSQSIMKIFVLEGFIIGTLGTGLGTALGLLIAKNADPVIKGLERLLGIKIFDQAVYGMERFPSVVNTSDVLAVIAVAMTISLLATIYPAWRAARMDPAEALRYE from the coding sequence CTCGGTAATATCCCCCAGGTGCTGATCCAGAAGCACGGCGAGGATTTTGCCGGTTTCGCTGAAGTAGTGGAGAAGGCCAGGGCGATCTCTCCCCATGTCATTGCCGCGACTCCCTTTGTGACCAAAGAGGCAATGCTGCTCTCCCGACAGAGCGTTGCGGCGGTCAATGTCAAAGGAGTCGAGCGGGGCAACAAGATCTTCCAGCAGGACTTCTTGTCCCTGAAGCAAGGCGATGTTCAAGACCTGCTCTTTGACGAATCGGAGAAACTGCCGGGGATCGTCATCGGCATTGATACCGCAACCTCCCTGGGTGTGGCGCTCGGCGAGGTGATCAACGTTATTCCTCCCGCATTTACCATTACCCCCTTCGGCATGATTCCTAAAATGAAGCCGTTTCGCGTGACGGCGATCATCAGCCAGCGTGGTGGTTTGCTCGACACCTACTATGCCTACATTTCCCTGCCGCAGGCCCAGCAGTTTCTGGGATCCGTAGACCAGGTGTCGGGTGTCGAGGTCGAAGTCGATTCCTTCGATCAGGCCACTCCGGTGGCCGCCAAGTTGCGCCAGACATTCACCTACCCCTTTGTCATCCGCTCATGGGAGGACCTGTTCGGTTCATTCCTGTCCGCTCTGCGCCTGGAGAAACTCGGTCTCTTCATCGTGCTCGGGATCATCGTGCTGGTAGCAGCTTTCAATATCGCCACTACGCTGATCATGGTGGTCATGGAGAAGCACCGGGATATTGCCATCCTGCGGGCCATCGGGGCGAATTCGCAGAGTATCATGAAGATCTTTGTTCTCGAGGGTTTCATTATCGGCACCTTGGGGACCGGGCTGGGCACGGCTTTGGGGTTGCTGATAGCGAAGAACGCCGACCCGGTTATCAAGGGGCTCGAGCGCTTGCTGGGCATAAAGATTTTCGATCAGGCGGTCTATGGAATGGAGCGGTTTCCTTCCGTGGTCAATACATCGGATGTGC